One genomic window of Streptomyces sp. WP-1 includes the following:
- a CDS encoding class I SAM-dependent methyltransferase, with translation MPKARETAVYTHGHHESVLRSHTWRTAANSAGYLLGSLKPHMRVLDIGCGPGTITADLAELVPDGRVTGVDRAPGILEQARETAAARGLANVDFAVADVHALDYPDDTFCVVHAHQVLQHVGDPVQALREMRRVTRPGGFIAVRDADYAAMTWYPALPGLDDWLELYERVARANGGEPDAGRRLKSWALAAGLRDITASCGTWTFATEEERAWWSGLWADRTVASAYAERATAGGHATPERLRAVSDAWREWGRQEDGWFAVLHGEILCRKEA, from the coding sequence ATGCCGAAAGCACGGGAGACGGCCGTCTACACGCATGGGCACCACGAGTCGGTGCTGCGTTCGCACACCTGGCGCACCGCCGCCAACTCCGCGGGCTATCTGCTCGGTTCCCTCAAGCCGCACATGAGGGTCCTGGACATCGGCTGCGGCCCGGGGACCATCACCGCCGATCTGGCCGAGCTGGTGCCCGACGGCCGGGTGACCGGCGTCGACCGCGCCCCGGGCATCCTGGAGCAGGCGCGGGAGACGGCCGCCGCACGCGGACTGGCCAACGTCGACTTCGCGGTCGCCGATGTGCACGCCCTGGACTACCCGGACGACACCTTCTGCGTGGTCCACGCCCACCAGGTGCTCCAGCACGTGGGCGACCCGGTGCAGGCGCTGCGCGAGATGCGCCGGGTGACGAGGCCGGGCGGGTTCATCGCCGTACGGGACGCGGACTACGCGGCGATGACCTGGTACCCGGCGCTGCCCGGCCTGGACGACTGGCTGGAGCTGTACGAGCGGGTGGCGCGCGCCAACGGGGGCGAGCCGGACGCCGGGCGCCGCCTGAAGTCCTGGGCGCTGGCCGCCGGGCTGCGGGACATCACCGCGAGCTGCGGCACCTGGACCTTCGCCACCGAGGAGGAACGCGCCTGGTGGAGCGGTCTGTGGGCGGACCGCACCGTGGCCTCCGCCTACGCCGAACGGGCTACGGCGGGCGGCCATGCCACGCCCGAGCGGCTGCGCGCGGTGTCGGACGCCTGGCGGGAGTGGGGGCGGCAGGAGGACGGCTGGTTCGCGGTCCTGCACGGGGAGATCCTGTGCCGCAAGGAGGCGTGA
- a CDS encoding gas vesicle protein K, whose amino-acid sequence MSAPKRLDLEPDTVERDLVKLVLTVVELLRQLMERQAVRRFDTGDLTEEQEERIGLTLMLLEDRMAELRDRYGLRPEDLNLDLGPLGPLLPRD is encoded by the coding sequence ATGTCCGCCCCCAAGCGCCTCGACCTCGAACCCGACACGGTCGAGCGCGACCTGGTGAAACTGGTGCTCACCGTGGTGGAACTGCTGCGCCAGCTCATGGAGCGGCAGGCCGTACGGCGCTTCGACACCGGTGACCTCACCGAGGAGCAGGAGGAGCGGATCGGGCTCACCCTGATGCTTCTGGAGGACCGGATGGCGGAGCTGCGCGACCGCTACGGGCTGCGGCCCGAGGACCTCAACCTGGACCTCGGGCCGCTCGGCCCCCTGCTGCCCCGCGACTGA
- a CDS encoding gas vesicle protein — translation MTVVERREIALVDLLDRLLAGGVVITGDITLRIADVDLVRIDLNALISSVNASVPSPFEMLPELPAKEL, via the coding sequence GTGACCGTAGTGGAACGCCGGGAGATCGCGCTGGTCGACCTGCTGGACCGGCTGCTGGCGGGCGGCGTGGTCATCACGGGCGACATCACGCTGCGCATCGCCGACGTGGACCTCGTCCGCATCGACCTGAACGCGCTGATCAGCTCGGTCAACGCCTCCGTTCCCTCACCGTTCGAAATGCTGCCCGAGCTGCCCGCGAAGGAGCTGTGA
- a CDS encoding GvpL/GvpF family gas vesicle protein, with amino-acid sequence MTGLRYVYAVCRPLGAPLQAQLTGIGGAPPALLSHRGLIAVVSTVPEADFCEEGLKAHLEDLDWLAASARAHQGVIDALTTVTTPLPLRLATVFRDDSGVRSMMEARETDFRQALDRLEGRVEWGVKVFTEPPAEPAAGERAGTAEKPDKPMSGRDYLRRRRADTRAHEADLQAAEAFADALHQRLCAHAEDCRLHPPQNASLSGARGRNVLNAAYLVPRDRSEEFVELVDRTKDEAGGLRVELTGPWAAYSFSGLAEEDARQGARAGEGR; translated from the coding sequence ATGACCGGACTGCGCTATGTGTACGCCGTGTGCCGCCCCCTCGGGGCGCCCCTCCAGGCCCAGCTGACGGGCATCGGGGGCGCCCCGCCGGCCCTGCTGTCCCACCGCGGCCTGATCGCGGTGGTCAGTACGGTCCCCGAGGCCGACTTCTGCGAGGAGGGGCTCAAGGCCCATCTGGAGGACCTGGACTGGCTGGCCGCGAGCGCCCGCGCCCACCAGGGCGTGATCGACGCGCTCACCACCGTCACCACTCCGCTGCCGCTGCGCCTGGCGACCGTCTTCCGGGACGACAGCGGGGTGCGCAGCATGATGGAGGCCCGCGAGACGGACTTCCGCCAGGCCCTGGACCGGCTGGAGGGCCGGGTGGAGTGGGGCGTCAAGGTGTTCACGGAGCCGCCCGCCGAGCCCGCCGCGGGCGAGCGGGCCGGGACGGCGGAGAAGCCGGACAAGCCGATGAGCGGCCGCGACTATCTGCGCCGCCGCCGCGCCGACACCCGCGCCCATGAGGCGGACCTTCAGGCCGCCGAGGCGTTCGCGGACGCCCTGCACCAGCGGCTGTGCGCGCACGCCGAGGACTGCCGGCTGCATCCCCCGCAGAACGCCTCGCTGTCCGGCGCCCGGGGCCGCAACGTGCTGAACGCGGCCTATCTGGTGCCCCGGGACCGCTCCGAGGAGTTCGTGGAACTGGTGGACCGTACGAAGGACGAGGCCGGCGGGCTGCGGGTGGAGCTGACCGGGCCCTGGGCCGCGTACTCGTTCAGCGGACTCGCCGAGGAGGACGCGCGGCAGGGCGCGCGGGCGGGGGAGGGCCGGTGA
- a CDS encoding gas vesicle protein: protein MTTPASRPGGFADPYGGSGGSGANLADILERVLDKGVVIAGDIRINLLDIELLTIKLRLIVASVDKAKEMGIDWWESDPALSSRARRDELTRENAELRERLARLEELEPGRARKEAP, encoded by the coding sequence ATGACGACACCCGCCTCCCGGCCGGGCGGATTCGCCGACCCGTACGGCGGCTCGGGCGGCTCGGGCGCGAACCTGGCCGACATCCTGGAGCGCGTCCTCGACAAGGGTGTCGTCATCGCCGGTGACATCCGGATCAACCTGCTCGACATCGAACTGCTCACCATCAAGCTGCGGCTCATCGTCGCCTCGGTGGACAAGGCGAAGGAGATGGGGATCGACTGGTGGGAGAGCGACCCGGCCCTGTCCTCCCGGGCCCGCCGGGACGAGCTGACCCGGGAGAACGCGGAGCTGAGAGAGCGGCTGGCCCGGCTGGAGGAGCTGGAGCCGGGCCGCGCGCGGAAGGAGGCGCCATGA